A section of the Pseudomonas sp. Q1-7 genome encodes:
- a CDS encoding type II secretion system protein M, translating to MIDAIKSPLQTQWQASSLGVRWRAMPARDRVALAGLGVFLGLVLLYLLLWLPAERRLASAREFFEDQRGLHAYLQLHAPQARAAQRQPLAQLDPERLQGLVTATAAEQGLAVERIDSDAPGAVQVNLQPAAFPSLLRWLGVLEGQGVRIEAAGLDRTDDGRVTARFALKVGN from the coding sequence ATGATCGACGCAATCAAGTCACCACTGCAGACGCAATGGCAGGCCTCTTCCCTGGGCGTGCGTTGGCGCGCCATGCCCGCCCGGGACCGCGTGGCATTGGCCGGGCTGGGCGTATTCCTCGGCCTGGTCCTGCTCTATCTGCTCCTCTGGCTGCCGGCCGAACGTCGTCTGGCCAGTGCCCGCGAGTTCTTCGAGGACCAGCGGGGCCTGCATGCCTACCTGCAACTGCACGCTCCCCAGGCACGCGCGGCACAGCGCCAGCCGCTGGCCCAGTTGGACCCGGAGCGGCTGCAGGGACTGGTCACCGCCACCGCCGCCGAGCAGGGGCTGGCAGTCGAGCGCATCGACAGCGACGCGCCGGGCGCGGTGCAGGTGAACCTGCAGCCGGCCGCTTTCCCCAGCCTGTTGCGTTGGCTGGGCGTGCTGGAAGGGCAGGGGGTGCGCATTGAGGCAGCGGGCCTGGACCGCACCGACGATGGCCGCGTCACCGCGCGGTTCGCGCTGAAGGTGGGGAACTGA
- a CDS encoding 1-aminocyclopropane-1-carboxylate deaminase/D-cysteine desulfhydrase encodes MTLPDWNPRATLAPLRLPWLDAAGLELAVLRLDALDPLVSGNKWFKLAPWLARAEQQGAEGVISLGGAHSNHLHALAAAGARFGFPSVGLLRGEPQDTPTVRDLARFGMEVHWLGYGGYRARHQAGFWEPWRQRYPGFQAVPEGGGGLPGAQGCAGLVGMIREQLAALGWADYHSLWTAAGTGTTLAGLVLGEAGAHPVIGALAVPPSHGVAEQVEAILDEAGQTDRDYHLIDASRGGFARLDARLAHFLLDSEREGGMPLEPLYTAKALLAIHDEAGAGRIPSGSRLVLLHTGGLQGRRALQAELSRLAGYTERAVEAQG; translated from the coding sequence CTGACCCTACCCGACTGGAACCCGCGCGCCACCCTGGCTCCCCTGCGTCTGCCCTGGTTGGACGCGGCTGGCCTGGAGCTGGCCGTGCTGCGCCTGGACGCCTTGGACCCGCTGGTCTCCGGTAACAAGTGGTTCAAGCTGGCGCCCTGGCTGGCCCGCGCCGAGCAGCAGGGCGCCGAGGGGGTGATCAGCCTGGGCGGTGCCCATTCCAACCATCTCCACGCCCTGGCGGCGGCCGGTGCGCGCTTCGGATTTCCCAGCGTCGGCCTGCTGCGTGGCGAACCCCAGGACACACCGACGGTGCGGGACCTCGCGCGCTTCGGCATGGAGGTGCATTGGCTGGGCTACGGCGGCTACCGCGCCCGTCACCAGGCGGGGTTCTGGGAGCCCTGGCGGCAACGCTACCCTGGCTTCCAGGCGGTGCCCGAGGGCGGCGGCGGCCTGCCGGGCGCGCAGGGCTGTGCCGGGCTGGTGGGCATGATCCGCGAGCAACTGGCGGCCCTCGGCTGGGCGGACTATCACAGTCTCTGGACCGCCGCTGGCACCGGCACCACCCTGGCTGGCCTGGTGCTGGGCGAGGCGGGCGCGCACCCGGTGATTGGCGCCCTGGCGGTACCGCCGAGCCATGGCGTGGCCGAACAGGTCGAGGCCATCCTCGACGAGGCGGGCCAGACCGATCGCGACTACCACCTGATCGACGCCAGCCGTGGCGGCTTCGCCCGCCTCGACGCCCGACTCGCGCATTTCCTGCTCGACAGCGAGCGGGAAGGGGGCATGCCCCTGGAGCCCCTCTACACCGCCAAGGCTCTCCTGGCCATCCACGACGAAGCCGGGGCCGGCCGTATTCCCAGCGGCAGCCGCCTGGTGCTGCTGCACACCGGTGGCCTGCAGGGGCGCCGTGCCCTGCAGGCCGAACTGTCGCGACTGGCCGGCTACACTGAGCGGGCAGTGGAAGCACAAGGATGA
- a CDS encoding AraC family transcriptional regulator: protein MKAQRVKLGDLSVSFVHSLVAALEQAGQSPAELLQRFGLDAARFAEPQGRLSIPRYMRLGHAAIQLSGDPALGLRMGCLSHLSQLGLAGVCAAQAPNLREAARALTRFERLYASNYRGQSSFHEDSKGAWLRFYSISPYNAYNRFVVDSVLAGWQNHLSQLAGSGIRLEKVEIEFPAPDYAERYAEYFGCPVEFEAAANQLRLSLDTLALRGREHCPSTWRQLLEICERELQQLTRTRSLRERITQLLGPLLHGREPDLEEVAARLQMPSWTLRRKLAEEGTQFRAILNETRRDLAMAYIRDTELAFGEIAYLLGFASAEAFQRAFKRWSGSTPGEFRRAQRQAG, encoded by the coding sequence ATGAAAGCGCAACGGGTCAAGCTCGGCGACCTCTCGGTCAGCTTCGTCCACAGCCTGGTCGCGGCACTGGAACAGGCCGGCCAGTCGCCCGCGGAGCTGCTGCAGCGCTTTGGCCTGGACGCCGCGCGCTTCGCCGAACCCCAGGGACGTCTGTCGATCCCGCGCTACATGCGCCTCGGCCATGCCGCCATCCAGCTCAGCGGCGATCCGGCACTGGGTTTGCGCATGGGCTGCCTCAGCCACCTCAGCCAGCTGGGCCTGGCGGGCGTCTGCGCGGCGCAGGCACCCAACCTGCGGGAAGCCGCCCGTGCCCTGACGCGCTTCGAACGGCTCTACGCCAGTAACTACCGGGGCCAATCGAGCTTCCACGAGGACAGCAAGGGCGCCTGGCTGCGCTTCTATTCCATCAGCCCCTACAACGCCTACAACCGCTTCGTGGTGGACTCGGTGCTGGCCGGCTGGCAGAACCACCTGAGCCAACTGGCGGGCAGCGGTATTCGCCTGGAAAAGGTGGAGATCGAATTTCCCGCGCCGGACTACGCCGAGCGCTATGCCGAGTATTTCGGCTGCCCGGTGGAGTTCGAGGCCGCTGCCAACCAGTTGCGCCTGTCCCTGGACACCCTGGCGCTGCGCGGCCGCGAGCACTGCCCGAGCACCTGGCGGCAACTACTGGAGATCTGCGAAAGGGAATTGCAGCAACTGACCCGCACCCGCAGCCTGCGCGAACGCATCACCCAATTGCTGGGGCCACTGCTGCACGGCCGCGAACCGGACCTGGAAGAGGTGGCGGCGCGCCTGCAGATGCCCAGCTGGACCCTGCGCCGCAAGCTGGCCGAGGAAGGCACCCAGTTCCGCGCCATTCTCAACGAGACCCGCCGCGACCTGGCCATGGCCTACATCCGCGACACCGAACTGGCCTTCGGCGAAATCGCCTACCTGCTGGGCTTCGCCTCGGCCGAAGCCTTCCAGCGCGCCTTCAAGCGCTGGAGCGGCAGCACCCCGGGGGAATTCCGCCGCGCCCAGCGCCAGGCGGGCTGA
- a CDS encoding chromosome partitioning protein ParA: protein MSMLKKPQLVEAVVFFNDRGICKQMLYSEFEAILDGVVGLPEFADSQMNLAYLMINPRLQVRAAVFFYLDFDEEGRADTGWNLPLRQLAERAGRGPDLGAGPIRLACRSQCPVAWQQMHLWDPSLNADRNDLALLRDAIKGNSLGLLVEEELPKVLDAERLQMASEDSWYAPPEITREMAEQLAEKMEKEHRLKTAQLVRQQRLRLSSLSQQNEEAIARVRQAADQSNSALQEQIRTLQQALRQQEETNAELQSQLASEVERYQAGREEMTLQLRALERHGRTEADILRTQFESELQARVAAAVTEYREQLAIRDVELAYRDQLDAQLQAEVNRLRQECEMLEGQSGQRMLEHLAQLGVVFVVYHPGAGHLTIPLADIPRYQDNPQAYAAAKCFVSENQYRQWLIHYQQPTCEASLANGERCSMPIDRIEAPSRFVAGESNCCPRHRAGGRLRTAG from the coding sequence ATGAGCATGCTGAAGAAGCCACAACTGGTGGAAGCCGTCGTGTTCTTCAACGACCGCGGCATCTGCAAGCAGATGCTCTACTCGGAGTTCGAAGCCATCCTCGACGGTGTGGTCGGCCTGCCGGAGTTCGCCGACTCCCAGATGAACCTGGCCTACCTGATGATCAATCCGCGCCTGCAAGTGCGTGCGGCGGTGTTCTTCTACCTCGACTTCGACGAAGAGGGTCGTGCCGATACGGGCTGGAACCTGCCCCTGCGGCAGTTGGCCGAACGCGCCGGCCGGGGCCCCGACCTGGGCGCCGGCCCCATCCGTCTGGCCTGTCGCAGCCAGTGCCCGGTGGCCTGGCAGCAGATGCACCTGTGGGATCCCAGCCTGAACGCCGATCGCAACGACCTGGCGCTGCTGCGCGATGCCATCAAGGGCAACAGCCTTGGCCTGCTCGTGGAGGAGGAACTGCCCAAGGTGCTGGACGCCGAGCGGTTGCAGATGGCCTCGGAAGACAGTTGGTACGCCCCACCGGAAATCACCCGGGAAATGGCCGAGCAACTGGCGGAGAAGATGGAAAAGGAGCACCGCCTGAAGACCGCCCAGTTGGTGCGGCAGCAGCGCCTGCGTCTCAGCTCCCTCAGCCAGCAGAACGAAGAAGCCATCGCGCGGGTGCGTCAGGCCGCCGACCAGAGCAACTCGGCCCTGCAGGAGCAGATCCGTACCCTGCAGCAGGCTCTGCGCCAGCAGGAAGAGACCAATGCCGAGCTGCAGTCGCAGTTGGCCAGCGAGGTGGAGCGCTATCAGGCGGGTCGTGAGGAAATGACCCTGCAATTGCGTGCCCTGGAGCGCCATGGGCGCACCGAGGCCGACATCCTTCGCACCCAGTTCGAAAGCGAGCTGCAGGCGCGAGTCGCCGCCGCCGTGACCGAGTACCGCGAGCAACTGGCCATCCGCGATGTCGAACTGGCCTACCGCGACCAACTGGACGCCCAGCTGCAGGCCGAGGTCAATCGCCTGCGCCAGGAGTGCGAAATGCTGGAAGGGCAGTCCGGGCAGCGGATGCTGGAGCACCTGGCCCAGTTGGGCGTGGTGTTCGTGGTCTACCACCCGGGCGCCGGCCACCTGACCATCCCGCTGGCGGACATTCCCCGCTATCAGGACAACCCCCAGGCCTACGCGGCGGCCAAGTGCTTCGTCTCCGAGAACCAGTACCGCCAATGGCTGATCCACTACCAGCAGCCCACTTGCGAGGCCAGCCTGGCCAACGGCGAGCGCTGCAGCATGCCCATCGACCGCATCGAGGCGCCCAGCCGCTTCGTGGCCGGCGAGTCCAACTGCTGTCCCCGGCATCGGGCGGGCGGGCGATTGCGTACCGCCGGTTGA
- a CDS encoding NADPH-dependent 2,4-dienoyl-CoA reductase has protein sequence MTAARYPHLLAPLDLGFTTLRNRTLMGSMHTGLEEKPNGFERMAAYFAERARGGVGLMVTGGIGPNAEGGVYAGAAKLTTPEEAEKHRIVTRAVHEAGGKICMQILHAGRYAYNPKQVAPSAIQAPINPFKPNELDEAGIEKQIQDFVTCSQLAQQAEYDGVEIMGSEGYFINQFLAAHTNQRTDRWGGSYENRMRLAVEIVRRVREAVGPNFIIIFRLSMLDLVEGGSTWDEIVTLAKAIEAAGATLINTGIGWHEARIPTIATKVPRAAFTKVTAKLKGEVKIPLITTNRINTPEVAEQVLAEGDADMVSMARPFLADPDFVNKAAEGRADEINTCIGCNQACLDHTFGGKLTSCLVNPRACHETELNYIPVAQAKKIAVVGAGPAGLAAATVAAERGHSVTLFDAAGEIGGQFNVAKRVPGKEEFFETLRYFKRKLETTGVDLRLNTRVSAQDLAKGGYDEVILATGIAPRTPEIPGIDHPKVIGYLDAILERKPVGQQVAVIGAGGIGFDVSEFITHQGQSTSLSREAFWKEWGIDGALEARGGIAGIKAQPHAPARQVFLLQRKKSKVGDGLGKTTGWIHRTGLKNKQVQMLNAVEYLKVDDAGLHIRVAEGEPQVLPVDTVIVCAGQDPLRELHDGLLAAGQSVHLIGGADVAAELDAKRAINQGSRLAAEL, from the coding sequence ATGACCGCAGCCCGTTACCCGCACCTGCTCGCCCCCCTCGATCTGGGCTTCACCACCCTGCGCAACCGCACCCTGATGGGCTCCATGCACACCGGGCTGGAAGAGAAGCCCAACGGCTTCGAGCGCATGGCCGCCTACTTCGCCGAGCGTGCCCGTGGCGGTGTTGGCCTGATGGTCACCGGCGGCATCGGCCCGAACGCCGAGGGCGGCGTCTATGCCGGCGCGGCCAAGCTGACTACCCCTGAAGAGGCGGAGAAGCACCGCATCGTCACCCGCGCAGTGCACGAGGCGGGCGGCAAGATCTGCATGCAGATCCTCCACGCCGGCCGCTATGCCTATAACCCCAAGCAGGTCGCGCCGTCGGCCATCCAGGCGCCGATCAACCCGTTCAAGCCCAACGAACTGGATGAAGCCGGCATCGAAAAGCAGATCCAGGACTTCGTCACCTGCTCGCAACTGGCCCAGCAGGCGGAGTACGACGGCGTCGAGATCATGGGGTCCGAGGGTTACTTCATCAACCAGTTCCTCGCCGCCCACACCAACCAGCGTACCGACCGCTGGGGCGGCAGTTACGAGAACCGCATGCGCCTGGCGGTGGAGATCGTCCGCCGCGTGCGTGAAGCCGTGGGCCCGAACTTCATCATCATCTTCCGTCTGTCCATGCTTGACCTGGTGGAAGGCGGCAGCACCTGGGACGAGATCGTCACCCTGGCCAAGGCCATCGAGGCCGCCGGCGCCACCCTCATCAACACCGGCATCGGCTGGCACGAGGCGCGCATCCCCACCATCGCCACCAAGGTGCCGCGCGCGGCCTTCACCAAGGTCACCGCCAAGCTCAAGGGCGAGGTGAAGATTCCGCTGATCACCACCAACCGCATCAACACCCCGGAAGTGGCCGAACAGGTCCTGGCCGAGGGCGACGCTGACATGGTGTCCATGGCCCGCCCGTTCCTCGCCGACCCGGATTTCGTCAACAAGGCCGCCGAGGGCCGCGCCGACGAGATCAACACCTGCATCGGCTGCAACCAGGCCTGCCTGGATCACACCTTCGGCGGCAAGCTGACCAGCTGCCTGGTGAACCCGCGCGCCTGCCACGAGACCGAGCTGAACTACATTCCGGTGGCCCAGGCGAAGAAGATCGCCGTGGTCGGCGCCGGCCCCGCTGGCTTGGCGGCTGCCACCGTCGCCGCCGAGCGCGGCCACAGCGTGACCCTGTTCGACGCCGCCGGCGAAATCGGCGGCCAGTTCAATGTGGCCAAGCGGGTGCCGGGCAAGGAGGAGTTCTTTGAAACCCTGCGCTACTTCAAGCGCAAGCTGGAGACCACTGGCGTCGACCTGCGCTTGAACACCCGCGTGTCCGCGCAGGATCTGGCCAAGGGCGGCTACGACGAGGTCATCCTGGCCACCGGTATCGCGCCGCGTACCCCGGAAATACCGGGCATCGATCACCCGAAGGTGATCGGCTACCTGGACGCCATCCTCGAGCGCAAGCCGGTCGGGCAACAGGTGGCGGTGATCGGCGCTGGCGGCATCGGCTTCGACGTGTCCGAGTTCATCACCCACCAGGGGCAGTCCACCAGCCTCTCCCGCGAGGCGTTCTGGAAGGAGTGGGGCATCGACGGCGCCCTGGAGGCCCGCGGCGGTATCGCTGGCATCAAGGCCCAGCCGCATGCCCCGGCGCGCCAGGTGTTCCTGCTGCAGCGCAAGAAATCCAAGGTGGGTGACGGCCTTGGCAAAACCACGGGCTGGATCCATCGCACTGGCCTGAAGAACAAGCAGGTGCAGATGCTCAACGCGGTGGAGTACCTCAAGGTGGACGACGCCGGCCTGCACATCCGCGTGGCGGAAGGCGAACCCCAGGTGCTGCCGGTGGACACCGTGATCGTCTGCGCCGGCCAGGACCCGCTGCGCGAGTTGCACGACGGCTTGCTGGCCGCCGGCCAGAGCGTGCACCTGATCGGCGGCGCCGACGTGGCCGCCGAGCTGGATGCCAAGCGTGCCATCAACCAGGGTTCGCGCCTGGCCGCCGAACTTTGA
- the gspL gene encoding type II secretion system protein GspL: MTQACIFLPVAASTQLDAELEVLLWQAGMSRRLPFARALEEVAPPWRLVLPVEAATCCAVRLPTRKGRWLRQALPFAVEELLAEDVENFHLGLGGALADGRHRVFAVRRAWLAGWLELAGKLGPAPAAIHIDADLLPEQGTQLLWLEQRWLLGGEGSTRLSFEEQDWPYLQGACPAPRSGYAPAGRQTLDGVDDWGDEGDPYAWLAAQKGADLAQGEFALRQEGQRWSRWKPLLGLVGLWLVLQWGFNLVQAWQLERQGETYADANEALYRELFPEDSKLVNLRAQFDQHLAEGAVSSQGRLLALLGQAAQALIAEGAQVRVQQLDFSDVRGDLALQVQAPGFDALERLRQRLIGSGLSVQMGSASRDQGGVSARLVIGG, translated from the coding sequence ATGACACAGGCATGTATCTTCCTGCCGGTGGCCGCCAGCACCCAGCTCGACGCCGAACTGGAGGTGCTGCTCTGGCAAGCCGGCATGAGCCGCCGCCTGCCGTTCGCGCGGGCGCTTGAGGAGGTGGCGCCGCCCTGGCGTCTGGTCCTGCCGGTGGAGGCGGCGACCTGCTGCGCGGTCCGCCTGCCCACCCGGAAAGGGCGCTGGCTACGCCAGGCGTTGCCCTTCGCGGTGGAAGAGTTGCTTGCCGAGGACGTGGAAAACTTCCACCTCGGCCTGGGTGGCGCGCTGGCCGACGGCCGGCACCGGGTATTCGCCGTGCGCCGCGCGTGGCTGGCGGGGTGGCTGGAGCTGGCCGGCAAGCTCGGGCCAGCGCCGGCGGCCATCCATATCGATGCCGACCTGCTGCCGGAGCAGGGCACCCAGTTGCTCTGGCTGGAACAACGCTGGTTGCTGGGGGGTGAAGGCAGTACCCGGCTCAGCTTCGAGGAGCAGGACTGGCCGTACCTGCAAGGCGCCTGCCCGGCACCGCGCAGCGGCTACGCACCGGCTGGGCGCCAGACCCTGGACGGCGTGGACGACTGGGGCGACGAAGGCGATCCCTACGCCTGGCTGGCGGCGCAGAAGGGCGCCGACCTGGCGCAAGGCGAATTCGCCCTGCGCCAGGAAGGCCAGCGCTGGTCCCGCTGGAAGCCCCTGCTGGGGCTGGTGGGCCTGTGGCTGGTGCTGCAGTGGGGCTTCAATCTGGTCCAGGCCTGGCAGCTGGAGCGTCAGGGCGAGACCTATGCCGACGCCAATGAAGCGCTCTATCGCGAGCTGTTCCCCGAGGACAGCAAGCTGGTGAACCTGCGCGCGCAGTTCGACCAGCACCTGGCCGAGGGGGCCGTATCTAGCCAGGGGCGCCTGCTGGCCCTGCTCGGCCAGGCGGCCCAGGCGCTGATCGCCGAAGGCGCGCAAGTCCGGGTGCAGCAGCTGGACTTCAGTGACGTGCGCGGCGACCTCGCGCTCCAGGTACAGGCGCCGGGCTTCGATGCCCTCGAACGTCTGCGTCAGCGCCTGATCGGCAGCGGGCTTTCCGTGCAAATGGGGTCGGCCAGCCGCGATCAGGGCGGTGTCAGCGCGCGACTGGTGATAGGGGGATGA
- the gspK gene encoding type II secretion system minor pseudopilin GspK, whose protein sequence is MKRQAGVALLTVLLVVAVVTVVCAGLIARTQLSIRSSGNALHTRQVAQYALGGEALAKAILVRDLSQGDPRTPVDHLGEAWARPLTTFQLDDGGSLSVRIEDLSGRFNLNGLVRDGQLSEPGIRQFRRLLLRLGIEAPYTERLVDWLDRDQEPYGPNGAEDNQYLLLQPPYRAANHAMSDVSELRLVLGMTELDYRKLLPFVTVLPADAALNVNTASALVLSTLADNLSADSGGLLMAARGTTGFRSLDAFLGQPALAGMGLEAQGLAVGSQYFQVISEVRLAGRRQVLVSTLQRSSDGKVRVLSRDLGQDGLPPLPVKEPQS, encoded by the coding sequence ATGAAGCGGCAGGCGGGGGTGGCGTTGCTCACCGTGCTGTTGGTAGTGGCGGTGGTCACTGTGGTCTGTGCCGGCCTGATCGCGCGCACCCAGTTGTCCATCCGTTCCAGCGGCAACGCGTTGCACACTCGCCAGGTGGCCCAGTACGCCCTCGGCGGCGAGGCCCTGGCCAAGGCCATCCTCGTGCGCGACCTGAGCCAGGGCGATCCGCGGACGCCGGTGGATCATCTGGGCGAAGCCTGGGCCCGTCCGCTGACCACCTTCCAACTGGACGATGGCGGCTCCCTGAGCGTCCGTATCGAGGACCTCAGCGGTCGCTTCAACCTCAACGGCCTGGTGCGTGACGGGCAACTGAGCGAGCCGGGTATCCGCCAGTTCCGCCGCTTGCTGCTGCGGCTGGGGATCGAGGCGCCCTACACCGAGCGCCTGGTCGACTGGCTCGACCGTGACCAGGAACCCTACGGTCCCAACGGCGCGGAGGACAACCAGTACCTGTTGCTGCAGCCGCCGTACCGAGCGGCCAATCACGCCATGAGCGATGTGTCGGAGTTGCGCCTAGTGTTAGGCATGACGGAGCTGGACTATCGCAAATTGCTGCCATTCGTCACCGTGCTGCCTGCCGATGCCGCGCTCAATGTGAACACCGCCAGCGCCTTGGTGCTGTCTACCCTGGCCGACAACCTGAGCGCCGACAGTGGGGGATTGCTGATGGCCGCACGCGGAACCACGGGGTTCCGCAGCCTGGATGCCTTTCTTGGTCAGCCGGCCCTGGCCGGCATGGGCCTGGAGGCCCAGGGGCTGGCGGTGGGCAGCCAGTACTTTCAGGTGATCAGCGAGGTGCGCCTCGCCGGTCGCCGCCAGGTTCTGGTCAGTACCCTGCAGCGCAGCAGCGACGGCAAGGTACGGGTTCTCTCTCGTGATCTCGGGCAGGACGGCTTGCCGCCGTTGCCCGTCAAGGAGCCGCAGTCATGA
- a CDS encoding cyclic nucleotide-binding domain-containing protein produces MSEPLTPQQLRSLVPLNALTDQQWRELRTQLVPQPLLAGQLLFRRGDQARITWYLLSGELLLRDAAGVDTRLEAGSEAGCHPVSTSLPRLHEALALRDCSLLAIDSAILARQLSWGSTHQDLLLEHCLEGDGEWLEALLASPLLAKVPPANVRSMLERLRRVELPAGTRVMDEGEEGDCCYFLQAGRAEVIRGAGSAQQLLAELEVGACFGEEALLGDCPRNASITLLEDSVLQRLDRSDFLDLLKAPVVDEVGLGEAVRLLGNGGQWLDVRLQEEYERAHAPQALNMPLHLLRLKARLLDSDGTYLCYCDSGKRSASAVFMLSQLGFRAYALRDGLDALPALQRDALISETGAGYLARSGGRIERSR; encoded by the coding sequence ATGAGCGAACCCCTGACTCCCCAGCAACTGCGTAGCCTGGTTCCGCTCAACGCGCTGACCGACCAGCAGTGGCGCGAACTGCGTACGCAGTTGGTTCCCCAACCGCTGCTGGCGGGCCAGTTGCTGTTTCGCCGGGGCGATCAGGCGCGGATCACCTGGTATCTGCTTTCCGGCGAACTGCTGCTGCGCGACGCCGCGGGTGTCGATACACGCCTGGAAGCGGGCAGCGAAGCCGGTTGCCACCCCGTTTCCACCAGCCTGCCGCGCCTGCACGAGGCCCTGGCATTGCGCGATTGCTCATTGCTGGCCATCGACAGCGCCATACTGGCGCGCCAACTGTCCTGGGGCTCGACCCACCAGGACCTGTTGCTGGAGCACTGCCTGGAGGGTGACGGCGAATGGCTAGAAGCCCTGCTCGCCAGTCCATTGCTGGCCAAGGTGCCGCCGGCCAACGTGCGCAGCATGCTGGAGCGCCTGCGGCGCGTGGAACTGCCGGCGGGCACGCGGGTGATGGACGAGGGCGAGGAGGGCGATTGCTGCTATTTCCTGCAAGCCGGCCGCGCCGAAGTCATCCGTGGCGCCGGCAGTGCGCAGCAGTTGCTGGCCGAGCTGGAAGTAGGTGCCTGCTTCGGCGAGGAGGCCCTGCTGGGGGATTGTCCGCGCAACGCCAGCATCACCCTTTTGGAGGACAGCGTGCTGCAGCGCCTGGACCGCAGCGACTTCCTCGATCTGTTGAAAGCGCCGGTGGTGGACGAGGTCGGCCTGGGTGAAGCTGTGCGCCTGCTGGGGAACGGTGGCCAGTGGCTCGATGTGCGCCTGCAGGAGGAGTACGAACGGGCCCATGCACCCCAGGCGCTGAACATGCCCTTGCACCTGCTGCGCCTGAAGGCACGGCTGCTGGATAGCGATGGAACCTACCTGTGCTACTGCGACAGCGGCAAGCGCAGCGCCAGCGCGGTGTTCATGCTGTCCCAACTGGGCTTTCGCGCCTACGCCCTGCGCGACGGCCTGGATGCCCTGCCGGCGCTGCAGCGGGACGCCCTGATCAGCGAAACCGGCGCCGGCTACCTGGCCCGCTCGGGCGGGCGGATCGAGCGCAGCCGCTGA
- a CDS encoding hydrolase, with amino-acid sequence MRKLLTPLIAAILVSCLTAYALWTGERPRGHYLSDLRASLASDVGTASANGNLLAIRPALYPSDYRDPDLLRMKLAAALDQARAQGLLNEKTVVALPDHIGTWLLLQDEKHDLYQARSFAEGGRLLTLSHPTLLGRLFLQGQDLEEALLRAKARRMARDYQKLFSRLAGEYQVTLLAGSILLPSPYFKDGKLRSGHGALYNLALAFAPDGRLLGEPFSQPWPQSARGESRQDLQTASGLVTITRDWSLGYPQSQVTLSDGQTHASEALFLRGRLWPLHNAPAGSELTPAGAPQASEAPGSHLLNAWLSAR; translated from the coding sequence ATGCGCAAACTGCTGACGCCCCTGATCGCCGCCATCCTGGTGAGCTGCCTGACCGCCTATGCGCTCTGGACCGGTGAACGGCCACGCGGCCATTACCTGTCCGACCTGCGCGCCAGCCTGGCCAGCGATGTCGGCACCGCCAGCGCCAACGGCAACCTGCTGGCGATCCGCCCGGCGCTCTACCCCAGCGACTACCGCGACCCGGACCTGCTGCGGATGAAGCTGGCCGCCGCCCTCGACCAGGCCCGCGCCCAGGGCCTGCTGAATGAGAAGACGGTGGTCGCCCTGCCCGACCATATCGGCACCTGGCTGCTGCTGCAGGACGAGAAGCACGACCTCTACCAGGCCCGCAGCTTCGCCGAGGGCGGCCGGTTGCTGACCCTCAGCCACCCGACCCTGCTGGGCCGCCTGTTCCTCCAGGGCCAGGACCTGGAAGAGGCCCTGCTGCGGGCCAAGGCGCGACGCATGGCGCGGGACTACCAGAAACTGTTCAGCCGTCTGGCCGGGGAGTACCAGGTAACGCTCCTCGCCGGCTCCATCCTCCTGCCCTCGCCCTACTTCAAGGACGGCAAGCTGCGCAGCGGCCACGGCGCTCTCTATAACCTGGCGCTGGCCTTCGCCCCGGACGGCCGACTGCTCGGCGAGCCCTTCAGCCAGCCCTGGCCGCAGAGCGCCCGTGGCGAGTCCCGCCAGGACCTGCAAACCGCCAGCGGCCTGGTGACCATCACACGCGACTGGAGCCTGGGCTATCCGCAGAGCCAGGTGACCCTGAGCGACGGCCAGACCCACGCCAGCGAGGCGCTGTTCCTGCGTGGTCGGCTCTGGCCTCTGCACAACGCGCCCGCTGGCAGCGAGTTGACCCCGGCCGGCGCTCCGCAGGCCAGCGAGGCGCCGGGCAGTCACCTGCTGAACGCCTGGCTGAGCGCCCGATGA